The following proteins come from a genomic window of Pyxidicoccus sp. MSG2:
- a CDS encoding RNA polymerase sigma factor, with product MSDEAAREEDRQLLERAQDGDVSAFEALVDAHRDKVYGLALRMTRSEADAAEITQDTFLSAYQHLKDFRGDAAFGSWVHRIAANHALMRLRHRRVAQAAEQELQGPEFTERGSLAEYPISDWSRDAEEKALDAELGTAIQQATEQLPQGYREVFLLKDVDGLSYEQIAEVTGDSIPAIKSRLHRARLALREAIDDFYNRDSRGV from the coding sequence ATGTCCGACGAGGCCGCCAGGGAAGAGGACCGACAGCTCCTCGAGAGGGCACAGGATGGGGACGTTTCCGCCTTCGAGGCCCTGGTGGATGCCCACCGGGACAAGGTGTACGGCCTGGCCCTGCGCATGACGCGCTCCGAGGCCGACGCCGCGGAAATCACCCAGGATACCTTCCTGTCCGCCTACCAACACCTCAAGGATTTCCGGGGGGATGCCGCCTTCGGGTCCTGGGTGCACCGCATTGCCGCCAACCACGCGCTCATGCGTCTGCGCCACCGCCGGGTGGCCCAGGCGGCCGAGCAGGAGCTCCAGGGCCCGGAGTTCACCGAGCGGGGCTCCCTGGCCGAGTACCCCATCTCCGACTGGAGCCGGGACGCCGAGGAGAAGGCCCTGGACGCCGAGCTGGGAACCGCCATCCAGCAGGCGACCGAGCAGCTTCCGCAGGGGTACCGGGAGGTCTTCCTCTTGAAAGACGTGGACGGCCTCAGTTACGAACAGATCGCAGAGGTGACGGGGGATTCCATCCCCGCCATCAAGAGCCGCCTGCACCGTGCCCGGCTCGCGCTCCGTGAAGCCATCGATGATTTCTACAACCGGGACAGTCGCGGGGTGTGA
- a CDS encoding anti-sigma factor family protein: MKRDEALGIFERDKGAPQPAEVRMYNCKDSINLLLEFLDGEMSAEEAQHLKEHLRGCSPCVDFLRTYKATPGLCKKALAAKMPKEVSEKLTEYLRSKIKSAS, encoded by the coding sequence GTGAAACGCGACGAAGCGCTCGGCATCTTCGAAAGGGACAAGGGCGCGCCGCAGCCAGCCGAGGTTCGGATGTATAATTGCAAGGATTCGATCAACCTCCTGCTGGAATTCCTCGATGGCGAGATGTCCGCCGAGGAGGCACAGCATCTGAAAGAACACCTGCGCGGGTGCAGCCCCTGCGTGGACTTCCTGCGCACGTACAAGGCGACGCCCGGGCTGTGCAAGAAGGCCCTGGCGGCGAAGATGCCGAAGGAAGTCTCCGAGAAGCTGACCGAGTACCTTCGCTCCAAGATCAAGTCCGCCTCGTGA